Proteins encoded within one genomic window of Sneathia sanguinegens:
- a CDS encoding JAB domain-containing protein has protein sequence MKLEEKYLKYGCDALTEVELLQLMLYIIGEKYTKVKAKKLLKTYANLANILARDNYIFENDISVPIKFKILKKLLIEIFYKDYLQNFISNEKKISDTASLINFLRQELAYELKERFDIIFLTTNLNLIKHETIFKGTIDRSIVFLREIITKVLCLNAKNIIIAHNHPSGSLVPSNDDIKVTLKIKEGLKIFEINLLDHIIISKKGYFSFVEGGVL, from the coding sequence ATGAAATTAGAAGAAAAATATTTGAAATATGGGTGTGATGCTCTTACAGAAGTAGAATTATTACAATTAATGTTATATATAATTGGAGAAAAATATACAAAGGTAAAAGCAAAAAAGTTATTAAAAACATATGCTAATTTGGCTAATATTCTAGCAAGAGATAATTATATTTTTGAAAATGATATAAGTGTACCAATAAAATTTAAGATATTAAAAAAATTATTAATAGAAATTTTCTATAAAGATTATCTTCAAAATTTTATATCAAATGAGAAAAAAATTTCTGATACAGCAAGTTTAATAAATTTTTTAAGGCAAGAACTAGCTTATGAATTAAAGGAAAGATTTGATATAATATTTTTAACGACAAATTTAAATTTAATAAAACATGAAACTATATTTAAAGGTACAATAGATAGAAGTATAGTGTTTTTGCGTGAAATAATAACGAAGGTATTATGTTTAAATGCTAAAAATATAATAATTGCACATAATCATCCTTCAGGCTCATTGGTACCATCTAATGATGATATTAAAGTTACATTAAAAATAAAAGAAGGACTTAAAATATTTGAGATTAATTTATTGGATCATATAATAATAAGCAAAAAGGGATATTTTAGTTTTGTAGAAGGAGGAGTACTTTGA
- the ricT gene encoding PSP1 family protein, which translates to MNILNIKFRKTKKVYPFIVQEDEDYSKGDYVIVETIRGDQIGMVISKNKFIPKNEEVEDIKIREVKRKLNKKEIETLPALDKKADEAYFKCKKIVKRILPEMNLVIGEYTFGEEKLIFYFTAEDRLDFRELVKEVNKAFNRRVEFYQIKQNDEGRILNAFGKYGKELYW; encoded by the coding sequence TTGAATATATTAAATATAAAATTTAGGAAAACTAAAAAGGTATATCCTTTTATTGTTCAAGAAGATGAAGATTATTCTAAGGGGGATTATGTAATAGTTGAAACAATAAGAGGAGATCAAATAGGGATGGTTATAAGTAAAAATAAATTCATTCCTAAAAATGAAGAAGTAGAAGATATAAAAATAAGAGAAGTTAAGAGAAAATTAAATAAAAAAGAAATAGAAACATTGCCAGCTTTAGATAAAAAAGCAGATGAAGCCTATTTTAAATGTAAAAAAATAGTAAAAAGAATTTTACCTGAAATGAATCTTGTTATAGGAGAATATACTTTTGGCGAAGAAAAATTAATTTTTTATTTCACTGCAGAAGATAGACTAGATTTTAGAGAATTAGTAAAGGAAGTAAATAAAGCATTTAATAGAAGAGTAGAATTTTATCAAATTAAGCAAAATGATGAAGGAAGAATATTAAATGCCTTCGGAAAATATGGTAAAGAGTTATATTGGTAA
- a CDS encoding methyltransferase: MPSENMVKSYIGNMIETIGTYTIKLNNENFNITTDAIELVNFMLKDDISVGDILEIGAGSGYISFKLYGYNKNIVAVEIQKDVFKLLEKNIRVNNLKIKAINEDIIKYEGKFDYIISNPPYYKLESGKYPKNEVVKNSKFETLLNLENICKKIYSFLKSDKSKFYLVYPIYRKEEVKKEILKNNLKIIREQQTAKLYFVCGSKKN; this comes from the coding sequence ATGCCTTCGGAAAATATGGTAAAGAGTTATATTGGTAATATGATAGAAACAATAGGAACTTATACAATTAAATTAAATAATGAAAATTTTAATATTACAACAGATGCGATAGAACTTGTTAATTTTATGTTAAAAGATGATATAAGTGTAGGAGATATACTTGAAATAGGAGCTGGTAGTGGCTATATTAGTTTTAAACTCTATGGATATAATAAAAATATAGTTGCAGTTGAGATACAAAAAGATGTGTTTAAATTATTAGAAAAAAATATAAGAGTAAATAATTTAAAAATAAAGGCAATTAATGAAGATATTATAAAATATGAAGGAAAATTTGACTATATTATTTCAAATCCACCCTATTATAAGTTAGAATCAGGTAAATATCCTAAAAATGAAGTTGTAAAAAATTCAAAATTTGAAACTTTACTTAATCTAGAAAATATATGTAAAAAAATTTATTCTTTTTTAAAGAGTGATAAATCTAAATTTTATTTAGTTTATCCTATTTATAGAAAAGAAGAAGTAAAAAAAGAAATATTAAAAAATAATTTAAAAATAATTAGGGAACAACAAACTGCAAAGTTATATTTTGTTTGTGGTTCAAAGAAAAATTAG